The genomic region TTTACCTTATAAATTTCTTGACGCAACTACGTAACGTTAAGCATTACTTCAAAATTCGTCGGATTCCGGAAAGTGCTAATCTTTTTTCGTTGAGGCCTTCTTTGGATTTGGTTTTGtgttctttttctgatCCTTTGTTTCCTTCTTGCTTGCCTGGTTTCTTTGAGCAgccatcttcttctccacAGATTCAATCTGTTTGATTGTGTTTTCGTAAAGTTTCTCTTGAAGCTCTTTATCATAAAACTCTTTCCTAGCAAAGTTAACAATTGAGCAATTTGCAATATATTTCACTTCATCGTCTGTTCGGTTCACTTCTTCTAGCTCAGGAGTGGTTATGGAATATATAATTGTTTGAGCACCACGATAGCCGCTTTTCGTTAGTAGCCACAGGAATGGGTAAAGTATTACGCAATAGAGAATCAATAGTAGTAGGACAGATCCATTGCTTACGACCCTTCTTAGACTTGGTGACCTCATTAGACCAGGCTGTACAACAGTAACCGTGACATTTTTACCACTACGACCATCTTTCGCACTATTGCCTGCCTCAGTGATCAAGAGCCGTTGTAGATGTAACATAGCCAAGGACAGCTGAAGTTTTGAACTGCTAAATAACTCTCGAGAGTTTTTGAATGGTGCGTGCAACCACAATGGATCTTCAACGTTGCATTTACCCATTGCCTGCAAAAAGCATGTTGTCACGATAATTCTGACATCACGATCTGGAGGCTGGGCCTTGAAACTAGGTTTCATTAGATTCAAGAGATGGAAGACACCAGCGTAGTTAGTCGCCATTTGGATTTCAATGCCATCTGTacttgttttcttcttcctcaaACCCCATGGTTCACAGTCGCCACTCATCACTATTATACCGTCTAATCTTCTAGGAGGCGCATTATCCAACCATTTCGTGGCGAACTTTCTGACTTCAAACAAATCACTTAAATCACATTGTTCTAAATAAATCAACTCATTGCCCGTTAGCTCCCTCATCTGTTCACACCATTCCTCTGACCACTCGTCAATTTTTCTGCAAAGAACAATCATTTGGGCGCCTCTTCTGGCCATATCTAAAACAACAGACGTACCCATACTTTGGGTCGTACCACCTGTCACAATATAAAGTTTACCATGTAGATTACGTTCCCATGTATTGCTTGGCCCCCCAGACCAGTATTTGATAGCTCCAATAAACGCCAAGTATGGCGACCATGTTAAAACTGGCCTTAAATAAGGAATTGAATCGACTCCGTCAAATACGGCTGCACCAAGAATATTTAATGGCatttttttgatgatttttAAAATACACAATGAATAACTACCCAAACTCAGGCAATACTATCAGAGAGATCAATTCTCTCCTCTAAACCTTTTAAATAAGTTATTCTTTCATGAAATGAAATGTAGATATTTTAAGATCTGTAatgaatattgaaaaagaatatagAAAACAAGtggaaaatttttgaagctcatcgcatctcatcgcatgAAAAATAAGAGAAGAGATAGCATTCCGTAGTCACTATCTCGTGCTAACTGAATTATCTACTGTGAATTATGGATGAACAAGTTATTTTCACTAGCAATACCGCTGGTACTGTCGCAACTTTGCATTCTTTAGAACAGTCTAGTTTGAGGCAATGTCAGACTGAGTCTAAGTTTTCCAGTTGTGTGGTCAAACAGAAGTACCTATTTGTTGCTCAGAGCAGAAAGGCATTGATTCAAGTTTATGATCTTCACGGTTCTAACAAGAGAGAATCTGTTGAACAAAGACTCCCAGTACCTGAAGTCTTACAAGCTCTCGAATGTGTCGATGAAGATGGATTATTATTGGGAGCCACAGACAGTGGGAAGTTGTACATCTGGCAGCTTGCATCCGGTAATCTATTGAACGTGAAACCTATGGCGCACTACCAAGGTATTGTAAAGATCAAGAGTATATGCCATGGCAAATATATTGTAACGGCCGGTAGTGATTCCAGATTAATATTCTGGCAAACTATGGACCTTGTACAAAAGGATGAACCTAAACCTTTGTTTATCATACACGACCATTCTCTCCCAGTTACAGATTTTATATTTAGTAACACATTAGGCCACTCGTTAGATGGTAAGCTATACACTGTATCGAAAGATATGTCTCTCAGATGCTATCAAGTCAGTGTTGACCATGAACCAACCTGTATTGCGACATTCACGTTCCCCTCATCACTAAACTGTGTTTCGCTAGACACTGCGGATAGAGCCATATACGTTGGTACTGACACAGGCGTAATACAAATACCACTTTATTATAAGGTTAGCAATTCAAAGATTATCAATTTACTGCAACCTAACGAGTCCAAAATTTACTCTATCACTGAAATAACACCTGGTGCAATGGAACCAGATTTATCATCAAGGGAAAAGCTATTCAGCATTGGCCAAATTTTATGCGCACGTATTGTGCATAACAACACTACG from Kluyveromyces lactis strain NRRL Y-1140 chromosome D complete sequence harbors:
- the PBR1 gene encoding putative oxidoreductase (similar to uniprot|P53878 Saccharomyces cerevisiae YNL181W Protein required for cell viability), with translation MPLNILGAAVFDGVDSIPYLRPVLTWSPYLAFIGAIKYWSGGPSNTWERNLHGKLYIVTGGTTQSMGTSVVLDMARRGAQMIVLCRKIDEWSEEWCEQMRELTGNELIYLEQCDLSDLFEVRKFATKWLDNAPPRRLDGIIVMSGDCEPWGLRKKKTSTDGIEIQMATNYAGVFHLLNLMKPSFKAQPPDRDVRIIVTTCFLQAMGKCNVEDPLWLHAPFKNSRELFSSSKLQLSLAMLHLQRLLITEAGNSAKDGRSGKNVTVTVVQPGLMRSPSLRRVVSNGSVLLLLILYCVILYPFLWLLTKSGYRGAQTIIYSITTPELEEVNRTDDEVKYIANCSIVNFARKEFYDKELQEKLYENTIKQIESVEKKMAAQRNQASKKETKDQKKNTKPNPKKASTKKD
- the IPI3 gene encoding chromatin-binding/pre-rRNA-processing protein IPI3 (similar to uniprot|P53877 Saccharomyces cerevisiae YNL182C IPI3 Protein required for cell viability computational analysis of large-scale protein-protein interaction data suggests a possible role in assembly of the ribosomal large subunit), which produces MDEQVIFTSNTAGTVATLHSLEQSSLRQCQTESKFSSCVVKQKYLFVAQSRKALIQVYDLHGSNKRESVEQRLPVPEVLQALECVDEDGLLLGATDSGKLYIWQLASGNLLNVKPMAHYQGIVKIKSICHGKYIVTAGSDSRLIFWQTMDLVQKDEPKPLFIIHDHSLPVTDFIFSNTLGHSLDGKLYTVSKDMSLRCYQVSVDHEPTCIATFTFPSSLNCVSLDTADRAIYVGTDTGVIQIPLYYKVSNSKIINLLQPNESKIYSITEITPGAMEPDLSSREKLFSIGQILCARIVHNNTTSVATSLDGSLLVSGDSTGKCTVTEIFSNQPLKEIRALSTNDSTGPVSNLIVFPVTQQSESLLDVTKIVKPWKFPNLQRAIVDRKHGINDVYVQFHENSVHNVLPVSDFDSYLDTVASEEHIFHQTGSINSTVNRVGQTKASMTATAKESKVSSDDDIYKSKDKQIAQLNGTVASLTDAYKELRKMHEDLMKEHQQLLSKNGTQTEN